From one Bos taurus isolate L1 Dominette 01449 registration number 42190680 breed Hereford chromosome 24, ARS-UCD2.0, whole genome shotgun sequence genomic stretch:
- the NAPG gene encoding gamma-soluble NSF attachment protein isoform X1: MLWWTLGLPSLKTGFLKWKPDYDSAASEYGKAAVAFKNAKQFEQAKDACLKEAVAHENNRALFHAAKAYEQAGMMLKEMQKLPEAVQLIEKASMMYLENGTPDTAAMALERAGKLIENVDPEKAVQLYQQTANVFENEERLRQAVELLGKASRLLVRGRRFDEAAISIQKEKNIYKEIENYPTCYKKTIAQVLVHLHRNDYVAAERCVRESYSIPGFNGSEDCAALEQLLEGYDQQDQDQVAEVCNSPLFKYMDNDYAKLGLSLVVPGGGVKKKAAAPPQAKPEGTAAPAAEEEEDEYAGGLC, translated from the exons CCTGAAAACTGGTTTTTTGAAATGGAAGCCGGATTATGACAGCGCCGCTTCTGAGTATGGAAAAGCAG cTGTTGCTTTTAAGAATGCCAAGCAGTTTGAGCAAGCAAAAGACGCCTGCCTGAAGGAAGCTGTGGCCCATGAGAACAACAGGGC CCTTTTTCATGCTGCCAA AGCATACGAGCAAGCCGGCATGATGCTGAAG GAGATGCAGAAACTCCCGGAGGCTGTTCAGCTGATCGAGAAGGCCAGCATGATGTACCTGGAGAATGGCACCCCGGACACGGCCGCCATGGCCCTGGAGCGGGCTGGGAA GCTGATAGAGAATGTAGATCCAGAAAAGGCTGTGCAGTTATATCAGCAGACAGCCAATGTGTTTGAA AATGAAGAGCGCCTGCGGCAGGCTGTCGAACTCCTGGGGAAAGCCTCCCGGCTGCTGGTGCGTGGGCGCAG gtttGATGAGGCGGCAATCtctattcagaaagaaaaaaacatttataagGAAATTGAGAATTATCCAACTTGTTATAAG AAAACAATCGCCCAGGTCTTGGTGCACCTGCACAGAAACGACTATGTGGCGGCCGAGCGCTGTGTCCGCGAGAGCTACAG CATCCCCGGCTTCAATGGCAGCGAGGACTGCGCTGCCCTGGAGCAGCTCCTGGAGGGCTACGACCAGCAAGACCAGGACCAGGTGGCCGAGGTGTGCAACTCGCCACTGTTCAAGTACATGGACAACGAT TACGCAAAGCTGGGCCTGAGCCTGGTGGTCCCAGGAGGCGGCGTCAAGAAGAAGGCAGCAGCTCCCCCACAGGCCAAGCCTGAAGGCACCGCTGCCCCCGccgctgaggaggaggaggatgagtACGCAGGGGGGCTGTGCTAG
- the NAPG gene encoding gamma-soluble NSF attachment protein (The RefSeq protein has 1 substitution compared to this genomic sequence) gives MAAQKINEGLEHLAKAEKYLKTGFLKWKPDYDSAASEYGKAAVAFKNAKQFEQAKDACLKEAVAHENNRALFHAAKAYEQAGMMLKEMQKLPEAVQLIEKASMMYLENGTPDTAAMALERAGKLIENVDPEKAVQLYQQTANVFENEERLRQAVELLGKASRLLVRGRRFDEAAISIQKEKNIYKEIENYPTCYKKTIAQVLVHLHRNDYVAAERCVRESYSIPGFNGSEDCAALEQLLEGYDQQDQDQVAEVCNSPLFKYMDNDYAKLGLSLVVPGGGVKKKAAAPPQAKPEGTAAPAAEEGEDEYAGGLC, from the exons CCTGAAAACTGGTTTTTTGAAATGGAAGCCGGATTATGACAGCGCCGCTTCTGAGTATGGAAAAGCAG cTGTTGCTTTTAAGAATGCCAAGCAGTTTGAGCAAGCAAAAGACGCCTGCCTGAAGGAAGCTGTGGCCCATGAGAACAACAGGGC CCTTTTTCATGCTGCCAA AGCATACGAGCAAGCCGGCATGATGCTGAAG GAGATGCAGAAACTCCCGGAGGCTGTTCAGCTGATCGAGAAGGCCAGCATGATGTACCTGGAGAATGGCACCCCGGACACGGCCGCCATGGCCCTGGAGCGGGCTGGGAA GCTGATAGAGAATGTAGATCCAGAAAAGGCTGTGCAGTTATATCAGCAGACAGCCAATGTGTTTGAA AATGAAGAGCGCCTGCGGCAGGCTGTCGAACTCCTGGGGAAAGCCTCCCGGCTGCTGGTGCGTGGGCGCAG gtttGATGAGGCGGCAATCtctattcagaaagaaaaaaacatttataagGAAATTGAGAATTATCCAACTTGTTATAAG AAAACAATCGCCCAGGTCTTGGTGCACCTGCACAGAAACGACTATGTGGCGGCCGAGCGCTGTGTCCGCGAGAGCTACAG CATCCCCGGCTTCAATGGCAGCGAGGACTGCGCTGCCCTGGAGCAGCTCCTGGAGGGCTACGACCAGCAAGACCAGGACCAGGTGGCCGAGGTGTGCAACTCGCCACTGTTCAAGTACATGGACAACGAT TACGCAAAGCTGGGCCTGAGCCTGGTGGTCCCAGGAGGCGGCGTCAAGAAGAAGGCAGCAGCTCCCCCACAGGCCAAGCCTGAAGGCACCGCTGCCCCCGccgctgaggaggaggaggatgagtACGCAGGGGGGCTGTGCTAG